Part of the Aquarana catesbeiana isolate 2022-GZ linkage group LG06, ASM4218655v1, whole genome shotgun sequence genome is shown below.
atggttgAAATGGACCAAAACTCAAAGACTGAAGACTTGCTATGTTATAGGGGACATGAAAGATGTACCCTAAAAGATTTATCTTTTGTATTTAACGTCTCCTAAAAAATGGCATTGCGCTTTCTGTGataggcactcctgtgcctacagtCTCATagctacagtatacagtatatctgcTGTATGAGAGGCATTGCTGTCCTCTGATTGCTAGTTTTACGAGATTTGGAGTTAGATTTGTCACTCCTGTGCttatcactgttctccttgctggaaaggAAGCTGTACCCAAAGACCAGTACTTCaaggaacatcctcctcctcctttcatccatgccaagaccctgaaactgagctgcagcatggtgcagcactacttttcattgtagcaaagtgtcatttcttcagtgttgtcacatgaaaagatgtaataaaatatttacaaaaatgtgaggggtgtactcacttttgtgagatattctaGGTCCTTGGAAGTGGGGGTTGCATTCATTTTACTATTTTAAGACTAGGCACATTTTCTGCAAGTAGCACagcaaaatacctgttgatcccatCAAAAAACTTGTGTCCttgtaatgcctagtacacatgggccaaatgtcgggagacatcggccagttcaataaaaaaaatctgacattaggcccgtgtgtatgtcagccgcTCCAACAGAAGCCAGACAttcggaaaaccagcagccaaccggctcCCGATTAGTGGCCATTgtctgagagcactgaccagagtgttgtggtggggggtcatATCCCTttttagaacacaacagctcagcggggaagatcgctgtaatttttttttttttcgctcaaccgGCTGGGTTGTTTAGCGTGGACCAGGCTTAACTTCTTGAAAAAATGGAACTGCGCTAATAAAACAAACTTATGCAGATGACAATTAaccatcataaagtgcaaaaaCTTCATAAAGGTACATGAAACATATACATAGTGCTCAAAAAGTATGCattaaatgaacacacagaagtgCATTTTCATGTGCATCAGTGCAAATTTATAAAATATTGAAAGTCCATAAAGTTGATAAGATGGTCACCCAAGTGTTGATAGATTGTAAAAAATCTTGATAATTAAGAATGAAGTGTCAGATCCACCATCACCAATATAAatgctggccgcttaccagagacccatgacccctcactacagagggtctgggtaagctgttaagAAATGATTACTCCGGACCACCATCAAAGAACCAGATAGTTTCGCTATGTTGAGATGTTGGGGGCCTCGATGTCAGATGGATCAATAGCAGAGCATCAAACCCTCAGCAACACGGTTAACCATAAATGGAAAAgagagctccaaatagtgtaaaaatcgtatggttttattaaataaaaatgtgtaaacactcacatgtaaaatcacATTGTTGAACGATTTGAAGAGAAGTCTGGGGCACCGGCCAGATacccacagacagcccgtcctgctggtaacaACAGGGCCCCCTGGAAGACGTAATCTTGTTACGAAATGCCGCGTAGGGCGGAACGGAGCGACGTGTTCGCGTCATCCCCTATCGCTGTTGTTTATATTGGTGATGGTGGATCAGACACTTCATTCTTAATTATCAAGGTTTTTTACAATATATTAACACTTGGGTGACCATCTTATCAACTTTATGGACTTTCAATATTTTATAAATTTGCACTGATGCACATGAAAATGcacttctgtgtgttcatttaatGCATACTTTTTGAGCACTAAGTATATGTTTCATATACCTTTATGAGGtttttgcactttatgatggtTAATTGTCATCTGCATAAGTTTGTTTTATTAGCGCAGTTCCATTTTTCCAATTGTTCAATTTATGTTTGTGTTACACATAGGAATTTGCAGCTTCACTTTTTTGTTTACGCATTTTACCTATGTGCAGttttacttttttcttcttttaacttCTTGGATACTGAGATAAAATCTCATACAATGTTATCAGCTTTTTCAGCAATTTTCTGTGAGCCACAAAGCAACACCCCTCTATGTAATTGAGatgagtagtggggggggggggggggggtgttggtggtCCACACCCGCAGAAAAGCCAAGAGTGACAACGCGACATCTCCATGTATACAGTACAGATAGTGAGCATTGTCACACTAAGatgggaggtgtgttactggcaggattaccaggtgaactAAAGCCtgataaaaagaaaatgaatgcaactaccacatctaaggaatggtaaATTAAAATAGGTTATATTTTGGTTTTTAGGTTTCATATCCTAACTTGAGATAAAGTTTATGGTTTAGCTTTGAAACCTGTTGTCTGTTTTTTCTATCTTTTAAAACGTTCCTAATGCTAAATAAAAACATTTCCAAAGAAAATATACTTTTACTGATTTCTTTTCCAGTATGGAGTTGAAGCATTCTTGGGTGCCGGAGTGACATAGCTTTGTTAAAGCACAACTTtagccaaaacattttatttaatttaaatggGTAATTTAACCACCTAACCTTAggtgaacatcatatgacgtccttaggttgaagtggggatatctgaatgatgcgtgcagctgcaggcatcatcaagatatcttttttttcagccaggGATTCCTTCACATGTAAAAGCCATCTTAGCGGCTGTTTAGGGGTGGCGTCCCCTCACCCCACCCTTAGGTGCTTCTCTGGTCTCTCTCGTGTGATCAGGTAACTGGAGAATGAATCCGCGGGGGGGCAggggtttaccatagagctggccatggaccagatggtccccagccacctctatgaccctcggaggctggAAGCTATATCATGATGTCACTTTCAgtgctggcagatgtaaacactgccgtttttttagctggaaagcctgagatctattttttttatttttattatttcaggctttccagcataggggagagatgtggggacttatagatcccagatctctccataaagaagacttatcatgccctattcctattacaagggatgtttagattccatgtaataggaataaaagtgatcaaaaaatgaaaaaataaaagggaaagtgtaaaaattaaaaaattaaaataaacaataattttttttttaaaagtgcccccTTCCCATTGTGCAATTGCAATGCCTGCCATttcattccctagggtctctgctaaataatatatataatgtttgggggttctgagtaattgtctagcaaaaaaaatatgatttttacatgtaggaaaggaatgccagaattggcttgagctggaagtggttaaaaggcactGTAATAATATTTGTTTGTTAAACCTATtgcaaaaaatacacataaaacattggtttaataagtaaaaaaaaaaaaacaaataaaattcaatCAAACCCATTACAGTTTCCCTTTGAGAACATACCTGAGGTTAGTGCAGTACTGTAGCTGTGGCAGGAAGTTTTGTACCAGATTGTAATTAAGACACTGGGAAAGGTTTGTTTCTTCGGCACAGCTGCGAGATGCTCTAAGTAAGAATGCAAGAGCACAGCAATTCAAAGGGCTCAATTTTCTGCTGAGTGTTCCAGTCTTCAGAGCCTCCTCCACCATACAGATCACATCTGTGTGGCCCATCTCATGCAAGCAGCACATTAAGTTCACCATTCCACAGGAGATTGTCTTGCTGGCACTCAGCAAGCTCTGAAGGTAGTCCATTACTTGCCCACGGTGGCTGCTGGGCTCTTCCTTGTTTGGCAGGCACCCAGCTAAAATCCTAACAACCTGCAAAGACAGGAAGCCAGAGAGGAAGCGAAGGAAGATGGACAGCTGAGCTCCCTCCGTTTGTAAAACCCGCTGTGTTGCACCTTTGTAATGGTTTAGAAAGCCCAACTTGGGCCAAGAAACTCCTCCCTCAGCAAAGAGGTCAAATATGGCACGTTTGGCGGCAGAATAGTAGTGGACAGCCGCCAGGAACTCCTGCACAAGGAGGTGGGAGAAACAGAAAGCGGGACAGGAGGGTGAATTCTGGGGCAGCAGCAGCCGACTACAAAGGCTTCCTGGTAATATTGGAGTCTCAATTCCGCAAGATTTCAAATCTGATTCGTAAAATACAGTCCGTCTTCTAAGCAATCCCTGAAATGCCAACTTTCCTAAGTTGCCAACAGTTCGTCGGGCACTGCTTGGTTGCTCTATTCCATCTAAGTAGGTAAACTGAGCTTTCAGATACCAGGAGAATATGGTGGAGAGTGTCATAGGTAGAGATAAACATGTAGAATCATAGGCATGAGATGCAAATCCTAGAGATACTCCTATGATATGGCACAAGGTGGGAATAGAACACAAAGCATTTAAGGAACGATGCCCTTCTAGGTGCCCACAGATCCTGTCCGCTAAGCCATTGGTATCATGCAAAAGCTGATCCATGTGCTGCTTAATTTCACTTGATTCAAGTCCAGATATCTCCGTCATTCGATCCACAAGTCCTCCAGGAATCATAGCAGCAGCTCCTGGTCTTGATGTTACCCACACAAAGACATCGGGCAGAAGGTTCCCCCGTAGGATGTTGGTAATGAGACATTCAGGGGGAAGTTCTTTCTGAGGGTCAGTGCTAGCTATTGAGTCGGAGAAGTCAAGTGGGGCTCGAAGCTCATCCAAGCCATCCAAAATCAGAAGGGAATTGGGAGTTGGCACTGAACAGCTAGGGCAGGCAATCCGTATTAACTTCTCCACAGAAAGACGATCAAAGATGTTCAACTCCCAGAGGTTCAGGGTCAACAAACTGGGAATGTTAGTGCATAGCTCACCCCGTGCCCACTTCTCCACAAACAGCCTCACCAGGGTACTTTTACCAGCTCCTGCCACTCCTACAGTTAAGGTGATACGTGGCGGTAGGCTAACCCTCGACAGTGGTGTCAACAGTTTTTCCAAGGGCAATCTTTTGGGGGTACCTCTTCCACCCTGGCCTAATTCCAGCTGCACGATGTCATGCTCTTGAAGCTGGGCATCTGTAAGGCCTTCGATCAACAGGAGAGAGTCCAACTGAGCTAGCAGTGGGTGTTGATCATATTTTACACTGTCCAAATGTTTCTTCACCAATGGATCTGTCACAAAAAAGACACAAGCATAAACAAACAAATTAAAGGAAACTAACTTAAAAAACATTCCTTGTCTATTCATGTTCAACTATTTAAAAATTCCTTGAGACAGTTTCTGTGCAGCTTAAAGACATTTTACACTTTCAAATGCTTTTGTAGTTTTAACTAGGTATTTGTGTCATTTATTTGCTTTACCTTGTAATGATAGGCTCAGATATCATGTTTGCAATTTGTGGATCATTGCTGATCGATCTCCCTATGTCCATATGATCATttacctagcttgtccctattcgcTAAAGGGATAGGCAACCTTTTTTTGCACAATCTATGCCTCGCCATTTCCTCTGTATTGCATACAAATGTGGGAATGCTAATGTGATGAAACACTGCATGGTGAGCTCTCTgtcaaagtagaactaaaggcaaaacttttttttttcattttggatagtgtaagggttttatccctggtaagatttatttttgccatctgtttcccattaaggagatttccctttacttcctgccccatagccaaaacaaaaagtgtaaaaatcCTCTAAAGTAaggcacaggggcggactgacaactcatggggcccccgggcaataggggatcatggggccccctttgtccccacccacccacccacaagcctcaccctcacaaagccccaagtatatattgcactgctacattacatgcattggtcacagaatttctctactgtatgttcaaaataaatgtttaaagagttaagaaaataaagaaaaataaactcacattaaccacgtacatttactgcggggctgcgtctcttgtgagcagaatcacgtacaggtacttgattctgcacttgcgggtctgcgtgctgtttgacccgctgccgctgtgattggacacaccgaaaGCTAATCAATGGGTccgacccgatgtccgccgggccccgacgatcgtttccaacagaggcagaacggtggtctgccgatgtaaaaaagtccccagagagcttcccccacttacatcagggtccccagagagcctccccttacatcagggtccccagagaacctaatcttacatcagagtccccagagagccccgaccccccttacatcagggtccccagagagccccccttacatcagggtccccagagagccccccattacatcagggtccccagagagccccctccttacatcagggtccccagagagaccccctccttacatcagggtccccagacagccccccatacatccccagagagccccccatgcatcagggtccccagagaaccccccatacatcagggtccccagagagtccccccatacatcagggtccccagagagcccccccatacatcagggtccccagagagccccgtcttacatcaaggtctccagagagcccccccatacatcagggtccgcagagagccccccatacat
Proteins encoded:
- the NLRC3 gene encoding NLR family CARD domain-containing protein 3, which produces MEGLWILRYRRQLASSASLESIQEIMAKLQELEMLSMEEIQRLQELTPLNKRAEALMDTLGGKGRWYLQGLQTCIENSRSSIYLRIRHHDPLVKKHLDSVKYDQHPLLAQLDSLLLIEGLTDAQLQEHDIVQLELGQGGRGTPKRLPLEKLLTPLSRVSLPPRITLTVGVAGAGKSTLVRLFVEKWARGELCTNIPSLLTLNLWELNIFDRLSVEKLIRIACPSCSVPTPNSLLILDGLDELRAPLDFSDSIASTDPQKELPPECLITNILRGNLLPDVFVWVTSRPGAAAMIPGGLVDRMTEISGLESSEIKQHMDQLLHDTNGLADRICGHLEGHRSLNALCSIPTLCHIIGVSLGFASHAYDSTCLSLPMTLSTIFSWYLKAQFTYLDGIEQPSSARRTVGNLGKLAFQGLLRRRTVFYESDLKSCGIETPILPGSLCSRLLLPQNSPSCPAFCFSHLLVQEFLAAVHYYSAAKRAIFDLFAEGGVSWPKLGFLNHYKGATQRVLQTEGAQLSIFLRFLSGFLSLQVVRILAGCLPNKEEPSSHRGQVMDYLQSLLSASKTISCGMVNLMCCLHEMGHTDVICMVEEALKTGTLSRKLSPLNCCALAFLLRASRSCAEETNLSQCLNYNLVQNFLPQLQYCTNLRMENNNFKDDVMELLATILRAKDCAIQKISLSENQLSNRGVKVLGRALMVNRTLCSIDLHGNSIGPSGAKALAEALKNNQVLQSLNLQNNQIKSEGTTYLAQSLLLNRKLMALNIQKNGIAWEGAESLAASLKDNQVLQELWLSSNTLGDQGATALAEALTKNSGLITLDLKSNSISNQGLKSLTIGLSKNQSLKHLNLRENSISIEGARALAQALQTNTTLTHLDLTANLLHDEGVEALSGALRENHSLDTLHLQWNFLRVGSARSLADALRVNTCLRCLDLQENAIGDEGVSALCKALQENSTLSALYLQGTAIGPSGAQALAETLLVNESLTTLDLRGNHIGLVGAKALAGALKVNCSLKILNLQENSIGLDGAICLANAISGNSSLLSLSLQGNNIGPSGAKVIVETLKSDAPNCTVTI